One genomic segment of Bradyrhizobium prioriisuperbiae includes these proteins:
- a CDS encoding multidrug efflux RND transporter permease subunit, translating to MSDGGLSGPFIKRPIATSLMMAGVLFVGLIAYPLLGVAPLPQIDFPTIQVSASLPGASPDTMASSVAQPLENQFAQIAGVAELTSTSSLGSSSITIQFDLNRNIDGAANDVQAAINAASGQLPKTLPSPPTYRKVNPADSPILLLSATSDSMPLTELDDNVETKISQQISQLPGVGLVTIGGQQKPAIRIQLDPARLATKGLSLEDVRTQLVATTVNSPKGALDGTTRSYTIYANDQLPVAKDWNDVIIAYRNGAPLRIRDVGQAIAGPEDTKQAAWANGQRGVFLVIFKQPGANVIETVDRIKSALPRLELALPPAIKINILSDRTQTIRASVSDVQFTLAITIGLVILVIFAFLRNVWATIIPAVTVPLALLGACALMWMSGYTLDNLSLMALTISVGFVVDDAIVMLENITRYIEEGESPMKAAFKGAGEIGFTIFSISLSLIAVLIPLLLMGGIIGRLFREFAIVLSMTIVVSAFVSLTLTPMMASRFLKPHSEEHHGRLFNASERVFDAMLNGYKSVLDFALRFRLITLGVFFASLAATIALFVIIPKGFFPQQDTGLISGQSEAAQEISFQDMMRKQQQLGAIVQADPAVASVAMSVGGTGGNSLNTGRFFITLKPRDDRDVNADQIIARLRPKLDQVEGARLFLQAAQDVRIGGRATRTQYQLALQDADINELNTWAPKILDKLKTLKELRDVATDQQTQGNTLTLTIDRDQASRLGIQPQVIDDTLYDAFGQRQVTQYFTQTNTYHVIMEVLPKQQGDVETLNSIYVKSPTTGQNVPLSSFVRWTTLPVQPLSIGHQGQFPAVTLSFNLAQGVALGQATDAIEQAQRDLQIPGALTMRFQGTAQAFQQSLSTVPLLIVAALIVVYLILGILYESYIHPLTILSTLPSAALGALATLMLGGYDFSLIALIGVILLIGIVKKNGIMMVDFAIAGERDQGMSSEESIRQAAILRFRPIMMTTMAALLGAVPLMLGHGTGSELRQPLGWSMVGGLIVSQALTLFTTPVIYLYLDRLSNWMSPRKHEAPPEIPADHDDDYPEKLRSAASR from the coding sequence ATGAGCGACGGCGGCCTCTCAGGACCATTCATCAAACGCCCGATCGCTACCTCGCTAATGATGGCGGGGGTGCTGTTCGTCGGATTGATCGCCTACCCGCTATTGGGCGTCGCTCCGCTGCCGCAGATCGATTTCCCAACCATCCAGGTGTCCGCCAGCCTGCCCGGCGCCAGCCCCGACACCATGGCGTCGTCGGTGGCGCAGCCGCTGGAAAACCAGTTCGCGCAGATCGCCGGGGTCGCGGAACTGACCTCGACCAGTTCGCTGGGGTCGTCCTCGATCACCATCCAGTTCGATCTCAATCGCAACATCGACGGCGCCGCCAACGACGTGCAGGCCGCCATCAACGCGGCCAGCGGCCAGCTGCCGAAAACGCTGCCAAGCCCGCCGACCTATCGCAAGGTCAATCCGGCCGACTCGCCGATCCTGCTGTTATCGGCGACATCGGATTCGATGCCGCTGACCGAATTGGACGACAACGTCGAAACCAAGATCTCGCAACAGATCAGCCAGTTGCCCGGCGTCGGCCTGGTCACCATCGGCGGCCAGCAGAAACCCGCCATCCGCATCCAGCTGGATCCAGCCCGGCTCGCCACCAAGGGACTGTCGCTCGAAGACGTCCGCACCCAGCTCGTCGCCACCACGGTCAACAGCCCCAAGGGCGCGCTTGACGGCACCACGCGCAGCTACACGATCTACGCCAACGACCAGTTGCCCGTCGCCAAGGACTGGAACGACGTCATCATCGCCTATCGCAACGGCGCGCCGCTGCGCATTCGCGACGTCGGACAGGCCATCGCCGGCCCCGAGGACACCAAACAGGCGGCGTGGGCGAACGGTCAGCGCGGCGTGTTCCTGGTCATCTTCAAGCAACCCGGCGCCAACGTCATCGAAACGGTGGACCGCATCAAGTCCGCGCTGCCGCGCCTCGAACTGGCGCTGCCGCCCGCCATCAAGATCAACATCCTGAGCGATCGTACCCAGACCATTCGCGCATCGGTGTCCGACGTGCAATTCACGCTCGCGATCACCATCGGCCTGGTCATCCTGGTGATCTTCGCCTTCCTGCGTAATGTCTGGGCTACCATCATTCCGGCTGTGACGGTGCCACTGGCCTTGCTCGGCGCCTGCGCGCTGATGTGGATGAGCGGCTACACCCTCGACAACCTGTCGTTGATGGCGTTGACGATTTCGGTCGGCTTCGTGGTCGACGACGCCATCGTCATGCTGGAGAACATCACCCGCTATATCGAAGAGGGCGAGAGCCCGATGAAGGCTGCCTTCAAGGGCGCCGGCGAAATCGGCTTCACGATCTTCTCGATTTCGCTGTCGCTGATCGCGGTGCTGATCCCGCTGCTGCTGATGGGCGGCATCATCGGACGCCTGTTCCGCGAATTTGCCATTGTGCTATCGATGACCATCGTGGTCTCGGCCTTCGTGTCACTGACATTGACGCCGATGATGGCTTCGCGGTTCCTGAAGCCGCACAGCGAGGAGCATCACGGCCGCCTGTTCAATGCCAGCGAACGGGTTTTCGATGCCATGCTCAATGGCTACAAAAGCGTGCTGGATTTCGCCTTGCGCTTCAGGCTGATTACACTGGGCGTCTTCTTCGCGTCACTGGCGGCGACGATCGCCCTGTTCGTGATCATTCCGAAGGGCTTCTTTCCGCAGCAGGACACCGGCCTGATCAGCGGCCAGTCGGAAGCCGCCCAGGAAATTTCGTTCCAGGACATGATGCGCAAGCAGCAGCAACTCGGCGCCATCGTGCAGGCCGACCCCGCAGTCGCCAGCGTCGCGATGTCGGTCGGCGGCACCGGCGGCAATTCGCTCAATACCGGCCGCTTTTTCATCACCCTGAAGCCGCGCGACGATCGTGACGTCAACGCCGACCAGATCATCGCGCGGCTGCGTCCGAAACTCGATCAGGTCGAAGGCGCCCGGCTGTTCCTGCAGGCGGCACAGGACGTGCGAATCGGTGGCCGCGCCACACGCACGCAGTACCAACTTGCGCTGCAGGATGCCGACATCAACGAACTGAACACCTGGGCGCCGAAGATCCTCGACAAGCTGAAGACCCTGAAGGAATTGCGCGACGTCGCCACCGACCAGCAGACCCAGGGCAACACCCTGACGCTGACCATCGACCGCGATCAGGCCTCGCGCCTCGGCATCCAGCCGCAGGTGATCGACGACACGCTGTATGACGCGTTCGGCCAGCGCCAGGTGACCCAGTACTTCACCCAGACCAACACCTATCACGTCATCATGGAGGTGCTGCCGAAGCAGCAGGGCGACGTCGAAACGCTCAACAGCATCTATGTGAAATCGCCGACAACCGGACAGAACGTGCCGCTGTCGTCGTTCGTGCGCTGGACCACGCTGCCGGTGCAGCCGCTGTCGATCGGCCACCAGGGCCAGTTCCCGGCGGTGACGCTGAGCTTCAACCTCGCGCAGGGTGTGGCGCTTGGTCAGGCGACCGATGCCATCGAACAGGCCCAGCGCGACCTGCAAATTCCGGGCGCGTTGACCATGCGCTTCCAGGGAACGGCACAGGCATTCCAGCAATCACTGAGCACCGTTCCGCTGCTGATCGTGGCGGCACTGATCGTGGTGTATCTGATCCTGGGCATCCTGTACGAAAGCTACATCCACCCGCTGACAATCCTGTCGACCTTGCCGTCGGCGGCACTCGGCGCGCTCGCAACCCTGATGCTGGGCGGCTACGACTTCAGCCTGATCGCACTGATCGGCGTCATCCTGCTGATCGGCATCGTGAAGAAGAACGGCATCATGATGGTCGATTTCGCCATCGCCGGCGAACGCGATCAGGGCATGTCGAGCGAGGAAAGCATTCGCCAGGCCGCGATCCTCCGCTTCCGCCCGATCATGATGACCACCATGGCGGCACTGCTCGGCGCCGTGCCGCTGATGTTGGGTCACGGCACCGGCTCCGAACTGCGCCAGCCGCTGGGCTGGTCGATGGTCGGCGGCCTGATCGTCAGCCAGGCGCTGACGCTGTTCACGACCCCGGTGATCTACCTCTATCTCGACCGTCTCTCGAACTGGATGAGCCCGCGCAAGCACGAGGCGCCGCCGGAGATCCCCGCGGACCACGACGACGATTATCCAGAGAAGCTGCGCTCGGCGGCCAGCCGGTAG
- a CDS encoding TetR/AcrR family transcriptional regulator, translating to MAKAGRPAKWQRDPEGMRLRILAAAKNEFAAYGLAGARVDRIAEEAGANKRMLYYHVGNKEDLYLTVLEGAYEAIRVEERTLDLEHLDPPAAIERLISFTWNYFIRNPEFLALLNTENLERAAHLKRSTKVKSMHSPFVEMIRTVVTRGVERGDFLVAMDPVQLYISIAALCFFYLSNSATLSVIFGRNLLSPEAKDERLEHIVGLVLAALTGKPGAHSAKSGPAKPSAAKSNSPKKKVTKTGALTTTVV from the coding sequence TTGGCAAAAGCCGGCCGCCCCGCAAAATGGCAGCGCGATCCCGAGGGAATGCGGCTTCGCATTCTCGCGGCCGCCAAGAATGAGTTTGCGGCTTATGGCCTCGCCGGCGCGCGCGTCGACCGCATTGCGGAGGAGGCGGGCGCCAACAAGCGGATGCTGTACTACCACGTTGGCAACAAGGAAGATCTCTATCTCACCGTGCTGGAAGGCGCCTATGAGGCGATCCGCGTGGAAGAGCGGACGCTCGATCTCGAGCATCTTGATCCGCCCGCGGCGATCGAACGTCTGATCAGCTTCACTTGGAATTATTTCATCCGCAATCCGGAATTCCTGGCACTGCTCAACACCGAAAACCTTGAGCGCGCGGCGCATCTGAAGCGCTCCACCAAGGTGAAGTCGATGCACTCGCCGTTTGTCGAAATGATCCGCACGGTGGTGACCCGCGGCGTCGAGCGCGGCGATTTCCTGGTCGCGATGGATCCGGTGCAGCTCTACATCTCCATCGCCGCGCTGTGCTTTTTCTATTTGTCCAACAGCGCCACCCTCAGCGTCATTTTCGGGCGCAACCTGCTGTCTCCGGAAGCCAAGGACGAGCGGCTGGAGCATATTGTCGGCCTGGTGCTGGCGGCCCTGACCGGCAAACCGGGGGCCCATTCAGCCAAATCCGGGCCGGCCAAGCCGTCGGCGGCTAAGTCCAATTCGCCAAAGAAAAAAGTGACCAAGACCGGCGCGCTCACTACGACCGTCGTCTGA
- a CDS encoding ABC transporter permease — protein MSDPTSPGGFGALLRSGWVRPFFFLAFLILLWDLSIRLFHIPAYQIPSPFDVVKVLWESWPELLQQAWPTTYATLAGFLFSALFGIPIAMLIAGSKTVESYVYPLLVFSQSIPKVAIAPLFVVWFGFGIIPKIIAAFLLGFFPVVVSAVQGFKSVDPDMVDLARAMQGSRFHVFRAVNLPHAMPAIFSGLKVSVTLAVVGAVVGEFVGSNSGIGYVLQRSIGTFDLPTMFAALVILALMGVVLFWIVDRIERLVIPWHVSQRGDLVIAA, from the coding sequence ATGAGCGATCCGACAAGCCCCGGGGGCTTTGGCGCGCTGCTGCGCAGCGGCTGGGTTCGCCCGTTCTTTTTTTTGGCGTTTCTGATCCTGCTCTGGGATCTCTCGATCCGTCTGTTCCACATTCCGGCCTACCAGATCCCGTCACCCTTCGATGTCGTGAAGGTGCTTTGGGAATCATGGCCGGAACTGCTGCAGCAGGCGTGGCCGACCACTTACGCCACCTTGGCGGGCTTCCTGTTCTCGGCGCTGTTCGGCATTCCCATCGCCATGCTGATTGCCGGCTCCAAGACCGTCGAAAGTTATGTCTATCCGCTGCTGGTATTCTCGCAGTCGATCCCGAAGGTCGCGATCGCGCCGCTGTTCGTGGTCTGGTTCGGCTTCGGCATCATTCCGAAGATCATCGCCGCGTTCCTGCTGGGATTTTTTCCGGTGGTCGTCTCCGCAGTGCAGGGTTTCAAGTCGGTCGATCCCGACATGGTCGATCTCGCGCGCGCCATGCAGGGCAGCCGCTTCCATGTGTTCCGCGCGGTCAATCTGCCCCACGCCATGCCGGCGATTTTTTCCGGCCTGAAAGTTTCGGTGACGCTTGCGGTGGTCGGTGCCGTGGTCGGCGAGTTCGTCGGCTCGAACTCGGGCATCGGTTATGTGCTGCAGCGCTCGATCGGAACATTCGACCTGCCGACCATGTTCGCGGCGCTGGTGATCCTGGCGCTGATGGGCGTCGTGCTGTTCTGGATCGTCGACCGCATCGAGCGGCTCGTGATTCCCTGGCATGTCAGCCAGCGCGGCGATCTCGTGATCGCCGCATAA
- the araD gene encoding L-arabinonate dehydratase, producing the protein MGNDKARKNPEDLRSHRWYGVQDMRSFGHRSRTAQMGYHRSDYAGKPVISIINTWSDINPCHSHFKQRVEEVKRGVWQAGGFPVEMPAISLSEPFQKPTTMLYRNLLAMEAEELLRSYPADGAVLMGGCDKTTPALIMGAISMNLPAIFVPAGPMLRGNWNGVTLGSGSDTWKYWADLRAGKITQSDWQGVEDGIARSAGHCMTMGTASTMTSAAEALGLTLPGAASIPASDSRHGQMAALSGRRIVDMVWEDLKPGDILTSRSFDNAVTTVLSLSGSTNAIVHLIAMARRVGVDLTIDRFDELARRVPVLANMRPSGKYLMEDFYYAGGLRALLVKLGDLIDGGELTVNGRTLGENIAGAEVFNDDVIRARDKPLVERDGLAVLRGNLAPDGAVIKPPAAETRLHRHTGRAVVFATYNDMAKRIDDPALDIDETCVIVLQNAGPHGAPGMPEWGQLPIPKKLLEKGVRDMVRISDARMSGTSYGACVLHVTPEAAVGGPLALVRDGDMIELDVPARKLNMLISDAELASRKAAWVPPPAKFERGYGLLYLKHVSQADKGCDFDFLETPSDRAPTPEPEIH; encoded by the coding sequence ATGGGAAACGACAAGGCACGGAAAAACCCCGAGGATCTGCGTAGCCACCGCTGGTATGGCGTGCAGGACATGCGCTCGTTCGGGCATCGCTCCCGCACCGCCCAGATGGGCTATCACCGCTCGGATTATGCCGGAAAGCCTGTCATCTCGATCATCAATACCTGGAGCGACATCAACCCCTGCCACAGCCATTTCAAGCAGCGGGTTGAGGAGGTCAAACGCGGCGTCTGGCAGGCCGGCGGATTCCCGGTCGAGATGCCGGCGATCAGCCTGTCCGAGCCGTTCCAGAAGCCGACCACCATGCTCTATCGCAACCTGCTGGCGATGGAGGCTGAGGAATTGCTGCGCTCCTACCCGGCCGATGGTGCTGTCCTGATGGGTGGCTGCGACAAGACCACGCCGGCGCTGATCATGGGCGCCATTTCAATGAACCTGCCCGCGATTTTCGTGCCCGCGGGGCCGATGCTGCGCGGTAACTGGAACGGCGTCACGCTGGGCAGCGGGTCCGACACCTGGAAGTACTGGGCCGACCTGCGCGCCGGCAAGATCACCCAGAGCGATTGGCAGGGCGTCGAGGACGGCATCGCGCGTTCCGCCGGCCATTGCATGACCATGGGCACGGCCTCGACCATGACCAGCGCGGCGGAAGCCCTCGGGCTGACGCTGCCGGGGGCGGCTTCGATCCCGGCATCCGATTCGCGGCATGGCCAGATGGCCGCGCTGTCGGGCCGCCGCATCGTCGACATGGTGTGGGAGGACCTGAAGCCGGGCGACATTCTGACTTCGCGTTCATTCGACAACGCCGTCACCACGGTGCTGTCGCTGTCGGGATCGACCAACGCCATCGTGCATCTGATCGCGATGGCGCGCCGCGTCGGGGTCGATCTCACCATCGATCGTTTCGATGAACTGGCGCGCCGGGTGCCGGTGCTGGCCAATATGCGGCCGTCGGGCAAATACCTGATGGAGGATTTTTATTATGCCGGCGGGCTGCGGGCACTGCTGGTGAAGCTTGGCGATCTGATCGATGGCGGCGAGTTGACCGTCAACGGCCGCACGCTTGGCGAAAACATCGCCGGTGCCGAGGTGTTCAATGATGATGTGATCCGCGCCCGCGACAAGCCGCTGGTCGAGCGCGACGGTCTTGCGGTGCTGCGCGGCAATCTGGCGCCGGATGGCGCCGTCATCAAGCCGCCGGCGGCGGAGACCAGGCTGCATCGTCACACAGGACGCGCGGTGGTGTTCGCCACATATAACGACATGGCGAAGCGGATCGACGATCCCGCGCTCGACATCGACGAGACTTGCGTGATCGTGCTGCAGAATGCCGGCCCCCACGGCGCGCCCGGTATGCCCGAGTGGGGACAGTTGCCGATCCCCAAAAAGCTGCTGGAAAAAGGCGTCCGCGACATGGTGCGCATTTCCGATGCGCGCATGAGCGGCACCAGCTACGGTGCCTGCGTGCTGCATGTCACGCCCGAAGCGGCCGTCGGTGGACCGCTGGCACTGGTGCGCGACGGCGACATGATCGAGCTCGATGTTCCGGCACGGAAACTGAACATGCTGATCTCGGATGCGGAATTGGCCAGCCGCAAGGCGGCGTGGGTTCCGCCGCCGGCGAAGTTCGAACGCGGTTACGGCCTGCTTTATCTGAAGCACGTCAGCCAGGCCGACAAAGGCTGCGATTTCGATTTTCTCGAGACGCCGTCCGACCGCGCGCCGACACCCGAGCCGGAAATCCACTGA
- a CDS encoding ABC transporter substrate-binding protein, translated as MKYLIATITTLAWAAVSAVTPAAAADKVVLMLNWYVYGEHAPFYYGKEKGIYAAEGIDLEIQEGRGSAATTQAVAAKTADFGYVDVPTMMRAAIKGAPVIATGVLLQTSPMSAMGFVDKNIRKPEDIKGKTVAITPADSMTQIWPLFLKRTGLKEADFKTVAGDGQTKLNAVINGQADLLLGYVMDQSMKIKDATGKDVYPIKFADYGIHMVSSGIIANTDYVKQNAALVKRFMAATTKAVEAAEKDPKAAAQSILTANPKGGKIDTLTQGFELTIPLYRTPETKGERPFRVTDKNMTESVSLMVEYGGLDSKALENPKAFYTNDYLPPKTP; from the coding sequence ATGAAATACCTGATTGCTACGATCACCACGCTGGCCTGGGCGGCCGTGTCCGCCGTTACACCGGCTGCGGCCGCCGACAAGGTGGTGCTGATGCTCAATTGGTATGTCTATGGCGAGCATGCGCCGTTCTATTACGGCAAGGAAAAAGGCATCTACGCCGCCGAAGGCATCGATCTCGAAATCCAGGAAGGCCGCGGATCCGCGGCAACCACCCAGGCCGTGGCCGCCAAGACCGCGGACTTCGGTTATGTCGACGTTCCCACCATGATGCGCGCGGCGATCAAGGGCGCGCCGGTGATTGCGACCGGCGTGTTGCTGCAGACCAGCCCGATGTCGGCAATGGGATTTGTCGACAAGAATATCCGCAAGCCCGAAGACATCAAAGGCAAGACCGTTGCGATCACGCCGGCGGATTCTATGACCCAGATCTGGCCGCTGTTCCTCAAGCGCACTGGTCTTAAGGAAGCCGACTTCAAGACGGTGGCGGGCGACGGCCAGACCAAGCTCAACGCCGTGATCAACGGCCAGGCCGATCTGCTGCTCGGCTATGTCATGGACCAGTCGATGAAGATCAAGGACGCCACCGGCAAGGACGTCTATCCGATCAAGTTCGCCGACTACGGCATCCACATGGTGTCCTCGGGCATCATCGCCAACACCGACTATGTCAAGCAGAACGCAGCTTTGGTGAAGCGCTTCATGGCGGCGACGACAAAGGCGGTGGAGGCTGCTGAAAAGGATCCGAAGGCCGCGGCGCAATCGATCCTCACCGCCAATCCGAAGGGCGGCAAGATCGACACCCTGACCCAGGGCTTCGAACTGACCATTCCGCTCTACCGCACGCCGGAGACCAAGGGCGAGCGTCCGTTCCGCGTCACCGACAAGAACATGACCGAGTCGGTCAGCCTGATGGTCGAGTACGGCGGCCTGGATTCCAAAGCACTGGAAAATCCGAAGGCGTTCTACACCAACGACTATCTGCCGCCCAAGACACCTTGA
- a CDS encoding efflux RND transporter periplasmic adaptor subunit, translating to MTARRLFLVGLTLLVCVGLYYGYGRFYGTPERASNAAKARAVAAVPVTVTTAQTKTFPVVLSGLGTIQAFNSVTARTRVDGEVVKILFKEGQTVKQGDLLAQIDPRPYQASVDQATAKKAQDQATLHNSELDLQRYSTLAKQDFASRQQLDTQTAAVAQNTALVAADTAALENAQTQLDYTNIRSPITGRVGFRLVDQGNIVNASSATGIVTITQVQPITALFTLPEGQISDINSAMQKGPVTALAYSADGNRKLADGTLTVVNNQVDPTTATIQIKATFENLDNALWPGLAVVVRVPIQTLDNVIVLPQAAIQHGQQGLTAYVIGGDQKASLRQVEIGAANNDSAVVTKGIAAGDRIVVSGQYRLQNGTTVSATDANATIGQSTQR from the coding sequence ATGACGGCTCGACGGTTATTTCTTGTCGGACTCACGCTTCTTGTCTGCGTGGGCCTCTACTATGGCTACGGGCGCTTCTATGGAACGCCTGAGCGGGCTTCGAACGCAGCGAAGGCGCGCGCGGTCGCCGCCGTGCCAGTTACGGTCACCACCGCCCAGACCAAAACGTTCCCCGTGGTGCTGAGCGGGCTCGGGACGATCCAGGCCTTCAATTCCGTCACCGCGCGAACCCGGGTCGACGGCGAAGTCGTCAAGATCCTGTTCAAGGAAGGCCAGACCGTCAAACAGGGCGACCTGCTGGCCCAGATCGACCCGCGCCCCTACCAGGCCTCGGTCGACCAGGCCACCGCCAAGAAAGCGCAGGACCAGGCGACGCTGCACAATTCCGAACTCGACCTGCAGCGCTATTCCACCCTCGCCAAGCAGGACTTCGCATCGCGCCAACAGCTCGACACCCAGACCGCTGCGGTGGCTCAGAACACCGCTCTGGTCGCGGCTGATACCGCCGCGCTCGAGAACGCGCAGACGCAACTCGACTACACCAACATCCGCTCCCCGATCACGGGCCGCGTCGGTTTCCGACTGGTCGACCAGGGCAATATCGTCAACGCCTCGAGCGCGACCGGAATCGTCACCATCACCCAGGTCCAGCCGATCACGGCCCTCTTCACCCTGCCCGAAGGCCAGATCAGCGACATCAACAGCGCAATGCAGAAAGGCCCGGTGACGGCGCTCGCCTACAGCGCCGACGGCAACCGCAAACTGGCGGACGGCACGCTGACGGTGGTCAACAACCAGGTCGACCCCACCACCGCCACCATCCAGATCAAGGCCACGTTCGAGAATCTCGACAATGCGTTGTGGCCCGGTCTTGCGGTCGTGGTGCGTGTTCCGATTCAGACCCTGGACAATGTGATCGTGCTGCCGCAGGCGGCGATCCAGCACGGCCAGCAGGGATTGACGGCGTATGTCATCGGCGGCGACCAGAAAGCCAGCCTGCGGCAGGTCGAGATCGGTGCTGCGAACAATGACAGCGCCGTGGTCACCAAGGGCATCGCCGCCGGCGACCGCATCGTGGTGTCCGGACAATACCGCTTGCAGAACGGCACGACGGTCTCGGCGACCGACGCCAACGCCACTATCGGCCAGAGTACACAGCGATGA
- a CDS encoding ABC transporter ATP-binding protein, with protein MTSKVQSRPYLVQTEMRGTPGIQISGVSKTYRSRDGDVPSLRPLDFHINDGEFFVVVGPSGCGKSTLLKLISGLLPPSTGEVLVEGEKVTKPHGNVGIVFQNALLLPWRTILGNVMLPIDMKRLPRDKYLPRAKALLKMVGLEGFEKKLPWQLSGGMQQRASICRALVHDPKIMLMDEPFGALDAMTRERMNVELQRIQRETRKTVLLITHSIPEAVFLADRVLVMTERPGAIAAIYDVPLPRPRTLDIMADPQFIALTQKIRGHFQSQGALD; from the coding sequence ATGACATCGAAGGTTCAGTCTCGGCCCTATCTGGTCCAGACCGAAATGCGGGGAACGCCGGGAATCCAGATTTCCGGCGTCTCCAAGACCTATCGCAGCCGCGACGGCGACGTGCCGTCGTTGCGGCCGCTCGACTTTCACATCAATGACGGCGAGTTCTTCGTCGTGGTGGGGCCGTCCGGCTGCGGCAAGTCCACGCTGTTGAAGCTGATCTCTGGGCTGCTGCCACCGTCGACCGGTGAAGTGCTGGTCGAGGGCGAGAAGGTCACCAAGCCGCATGGCAATGTCGGCATCGTGTTCCAGAACGCGCTGCTGTTGCCGTGGCGGACCATTCTCGGCAACGTCATGCTGCCGATCGACATGAAACGCCTGCCGCGCGACAAGTACCTGCCGCGGGCCAAGGCATTGCTCAAGATGGTCGGCCTCGAGGGGTTCGAGAAGAAGCTGCCATGGCAATTGTCCGGTGGCATGCAGCAGCGCGCCTCGATCTGCCGCGCGTTAGTGCACGATCCCAAGATCATGCTGATGGACGAGCCGTTCGGCGCGCTCGATGCCATGACCCGCGAGCGCATGAATGTCGAACTGCAGCGCATCCAGCGCGAAACCCGCAAGACGGTCCTGCTGATCACCCACTCGATCCCGGAAGCGGTGTTTTTGGCCGATCGTGTGCTGGTGATGACCGAACGTCCCGGTGCGATCGCGGCGATCTACGACGTACCGCTGCCGCGGCCGCGGACACTCGACATCATGGCCGACCCGCAATTCATCGCACTGACTCAGAAGATCCGCGGGCACTTCCAGTCCCAGGGCGCGCTTGATTAA
- a CDS encoding Gfo/Idh/MocA family oxidoreductase, with protein MATQRLGVIMNGVTGRMGLNQHLIRSIVAIRDQGGVVLANGDRVVPDPILVGRNADKIERLAKSWNVTRWTTDLDKALADKNDTIFFDAATTQARPGLLTKAINAGKHIYCEKPIATNLEEAVAVVKLANAKGVKHGTVQDKLFLPGLKKLKMLRDSGFFGRMLSVRGEFGYWVFEGDWQQAQRPSWNYRSEDGGGMILDMVCHWRYVLDNLFGEVESLTCLGTTDIPERWDEGGKKYKATADDSAYATFKLKGGVIAHMNMSWATRVYRDDLVTFQVDGTHGSAVAGLTECVIQARQGTPRPVWNPDEKRTHDFYADWQKVPDNAVYDNGFKEQWEMFIRHVCEDAPYRYTLLEGAKGVQLVECALQSWRERRWIDVPAISA; from the coding sequence ATGGCGACACAACGTCTTGGCGTGATCATGAACGGCGTCACCGGCCGCATGGGCCTCAACCAGCATTTGATCCGTTCGATCGTCGCGATCCGCGACCAGGGTGGCGTGGTGCTTGCCAATGGCGACCGCGTGGTACCGGATCCGATTCTGGTCGGCCGCAACGCCGACAAGATCGAGCGGCTGGCGAAATCCTGGAACGTGACGCGCTGGACCACCGACCTCGACAAGGCGCTGGCCGACAAGAACGACACCATCTTCTTCGATGCCGCCACTACGCAAGCGCGTCCCGGCCTGCTGACCAAGGCGATCAATGCCGGCAAGCACATTTATTGCGAGAAGCCGATTGCAACCAACCTGGAAGAGGCCGTGGCGGTGGTGAAGCTCGCCAACGCCAAGGGCGTCAAGCACGGCACCGTGCAGGACAAGCTGTTCCTGCCCGGGCTGAAGAAACTCAAGATGCTGCGCGACTCCGGTTTCTTCGGTCGCATGCTCTCGGTTCGCGGCGAGTTTGGCTACTGGGTGTTCGAAGGCGATTGGCAGCAGGCGCAGCGTCCATCATGGAACTATCGTTCTGAGGATGGCGGCGGCATGATCCTCGATATGGTCTGCCACTGGCGTTATGTGCTGGATAATCTGTTCGGCGAAGTCGAGAGCCTGACGTGCCTGGGCACCACCGACATTCCCGAGCGCTGGGACGAGGGCGGCAAGAAGTACAAGGCGACCGCCGACGATTCCGCCTACGCCACCTTCAAGCTCAAGGGCGGTGTGATCGCCCACATGAACATGTCCTGGGCGACGCGGGTCTACCGCGACGACCTGGTCACGTTCCAGGTCGACGGCACCCACGGCTCGGCGGTGGCCGGGCTGACCGAATGCGTGATCCAGGCGCGCCAGGGCACGCCGCGGCCGGTCTGGAACCCGGACGAGAAGCGCACCCACGATTTCTACGCCGACTGGCAGAAGGTTCCGGACAACGCCGTCTACGACAACGGCTTCAAGGAGCAGTGGGAAATGTTCATCCGCCACGTCTGCGAGGACGCGCCGTACAGGTACACGCTGCTGGAAGGTGCCAAGGGCGTGCAACTGGTCGAATGCGCCCTGCAGAGCTGGCGCGAGCGCCGCTGGATCGACGTGCCGGCCATCAGCGCCTGA